In Sus scrofa isolate TJ Tabasco breed Duroc chromosome 14, Sscrofa11.1, whole genome shotgun sequence, the sequence ACagagtttcaaaatacatgaaaaaattgatagaactgCATGAGgtaatagacaaatccacaattatcAAGGGATATTTCAAACCTCAGTAATTGATAGAAGTGGACAGAACACCAATATGGATATAGTAACTTGAACCACACCATCGCTACCTTGACTTCATTCATACTTAACAGAATGCACCACACACAATTacagcagaatacacatgcttTTCAAGGGCATCAAAACACTCACCATGAAAAATCATACATAGACCATAAAATATGTCTCCACAAATTTTAAAGGATTTGTCATAGAAATTATGTGTGCTGACCACAATGCAGTTAAACCAGAGATGAATTTATCAGGAAAAACAcccaaataatttattcataCCTGAATAATGCATTTCTGAGCATGGGTCAAATAAGAACTCAGAAAGTTAGACTGCATTTTAAACTTaatgaaaatgacaagaaaacaCATCAGGATATGTGGGATGCTGCTAAATAGTATCCcattatataaacataataatattatcccaccatttaaaaaaaaggaaaccctacCATTTGTAacagaccttgagggcattatgccaaCTGAAGGAAGTAGAGAAAGGtatataccatatgatgtcacttaaatgtggaatctaaacaaacaagcatttaagtctttaagccattttgaatttatttttgtgcatggtgtaagggtgtgttctagtttcactgatttgcatgcagctctccaggtttcccagccattcttgctgaatagactttcttttccccattttatgctcttgcctccttcatcaaagattaattgaccataggtgtctgggcttatttctgggttctctattctgttccattggtctatatgtctcttttggtaccagtaccacactgttttgatgactgtggctttgtaatattgcctgaggtctgggagagttgtgcctcctggctggtttttgtttgtcaggattgctttagcaattctgggccttttgtggttccatataaatttttggattgtttgttctagttctgtgaaaactgtcatgggtaatttgagagggatcgcattgaatctgtagattgctttgggtagtacggccatttttacaaaaatacgaatttttccaacccaggagcatggaatatctttccatttctttacatcttctttgatttccttgattaatgttttatagttctcggcatataagtcctttgcctccttggtcaggtgtatgcccaggtatttgatttttgggggtgcgaTGTTGAAAGGTATTgcgtttttgtattccttttctaatgtttcattgttagtatacagaaatgcgactgatgtctgaatgttaatcttatatcctgctactttgctgaatttgttgatcagttcaagtagtttttgggtggaggccttagggttttctatgtatagcatcatctCCCCTGCATATGGTGacagctttatctcttctcttcctgtttggattccatttatttatttatttatttatttatttatttatttatttatttattttagtttgtctgattgctgtgtctaggacttccagtactatgttgaagagcagtggtgagagtgggcatccctgtcttgttccagatttgagtgggaaggctttcaatctTTCTCCCTTGAGTActgcatttgctgtgggtttgtcataagtggcgtTGATtctgttaaggaatgttccctctatacccactttggtgagagtttagatcatgaatggatgctggactttgtcaaatgctttttctgcatctattgagacgatcatatggttttgacttttcttttgttaatgtggtgtctgatggtgattgatttgcatatgttgatccatccttgtgaatctgggatgaatcccagttggtcgtggtgtatgatctttttgatatgttgttggatttggttggctaaaattttgttgagaatttttgagtctTTATTCATCAAAGATTGGCCTATAGTATTCTTtgttggtggtatctttgtctggttttggacttagggtgatggtagcatcatagaatgtctttgggagtgttccttcctcttcaatcttttgaaaaagtttaaggaggatgggcaacAGTTCCGCTTTgtaagtttggtagaattcacctgtgaagccgtctggtcatgggcctttatttgtagggagtgtttttatgacatattcaatttcatgtctagtgatcggtctgttccgttggtctatttcttcttgattcaggttTGGTTTTCTGTAAGGttctggaaagttgtccatttcttcaagattgtcaaatttgttagcatcaGTTGTTCATAGGATTCTTGtgtggttttttgtctttctgcagtatccattgtgatttctcctttttcatttattttatttatttgggtgctTTCTCTCcgcttcttggtgagtctagacagaggtttgtctattttgtttaccttttcaaagaaccagctcttggttttattgattgttgcctgttgttttttgaatctctattttatcgatttcctctttgatctttatcttttccttccttctgctgactttagtatttttttcttcttctttctccaattcatttaggtggtgggttaaattgtcaatatgagacctttcttcttttttgaggaaggcctgtattggtaTGGACTgccctctgagcattgcttttgcggtatcccacagattttgagaggtttgtctttgttatcatttgtctcgaggtattttttaatttctttcttgatttcctcattgaccctttggtttcttagtagcatgttgtttggtctccatgtagttggttttttctcatttcttttcctgtggttgatttctagtttcatgccattgtggccagagaagatacttgaaataatttctatactcctaaatttgttgaggttagctttgtgccccaatatgtgatcaattcttgagaatgttccatgcgcacttgagaagaatgtgtattctgatttttttggatgtaatgtcctgaagatgtcaattaagtctaacttttctattgtttcctttaggatctctgttgccttattgattttctgtctagaggacctgtccattgatgtgagtggagtgttaaagtctcctactatgactgtattcccatcaatttctccttttatgtctgttagtaattgctgtatgtatctgggtgctcctatatttggggcatgtaTGTTGATGTttgtaatagcctcttcttggatggatcctttagccattaaatagtgtccttctttgtccttctttatggcctttgttttaaagtctggtttgtctgatatgagtgttgcaactccttctttcctgtcttgtccactggcatgaaatatcttttcccaccccctcactttcaatctgtatgtgtcctttgtcctaaggtgagtctcttgtagacagcagattggaggtttttgcttttcttatccaatctgccactctgtgtcttttgattacagcattcagtctattgacatttaaggtgataattgatagatgcttatttattgccattttaacctcgttttccagttgattctatgattctccattctccctttcttttttcttttcttcttcttttttttttttttttttttggttggatggtctccattcattttctgcttgagtacttttttcatttttttgtgaattcaTATTCGGTtctgatttgtgcttgccctgattttaagtatgttaacctcttcctatatttgtgtgtgttagcctgatagtcctgtaggttcaaacacttcattaccataataaaatttttaaaaaaggaaaagtaaaaacgaatctctttatttccttacttcccttgcccacattttatgatttcgatgtcttttttattttaaacatcttcaagATTACATCTGTATGCTGCCTTATTTGATTGCTCttgtttgtggtttcctccatcctagttcttcctttttcttttaacttagagaagccctttcagtatttgttttagaatgggttttgtattgctgtgtCCTCTTATCTTTTGTaggttggagaaattttttatttccccttccattttaaatgatattcttgctggatagagtactcTAGGTTGCATATactttcctttcagtgctttaaatatctcttgccattccctcctggcctgtggagtttctgtagagaaatcagctgatagccttatgggggtgcccttataattgacactttgcttttctcttactgcctttagaggCCTCTATtcatcattaacttttgccacttttattacaatgtgtcttggtgtgggtctatttgggttcaacttgtttggggcgcTCTGTGCTTCCCGTATCTTGAAATCagaatcctttagatttggaaagtttccagtgataatttcctcaaatgtattttcaatcccctttccttttcttctccttctggaattcctattatgcatagattggcccactttatattatcccatagttcTCCtctgttgcttccatgttttttcatttggctttctgtccgCTGTCCTGACTGAGTGATCTCCATTAGTCTAtcctccacatcactaattcattcctctgcatcattcattctggtttttactgcccttagctccaTTTGtacctctgcaaatgaattttctagtttttcttggctcctccttctattttctagttcctttctgagggggTCTGTGTTACTGTTCgtgtcttctcttaattccttcagtatcatcaccatctcccttttgaactccaagtctgtcacactgcagaggtctgtttcattgttgacagCTTTAGGTGTGcgctcctgttgctttaactgggggTGGTCCCTGAGCTTCTTcgtcctgcttgtttttttcttttttgtggtggaggCGCACTCCCTGTGGtcaggcagggtttgccctggcactgctATGTGGGCGAATGAAGAACTCTTaattcctaaataaataaataaataaaaaaacaaacaaaaagaaaatacatagaaaaaagagATCAGGTTTGAAGTCACCAGAGGCAGGAATTGGGTTGAAAGAAGGGAATGAAGGAGACAAAGAGTTGCAAATTCCACTCATAAGGTGAACAAGTAGTGGGGATGTAACATACAACATGGTGACTGTACTTAACAGTGTGTGTTTAAAGGTTGAGGAGAAAAGCACTtaaaagctctttttttaaagaccacacccatagaatatggaagttcctgggccagggattgaacctgaacctccacagtgacctgagcgaCTGCAATCtgacttttaacccactgcaccacagatgGAACTCCAGATCTTAAAACTTCTGatcacaaggaaaaacaaacactttctttctttcttttttcatttttgtctgtaTCTTTATGAAATAACGGATATTAACTAAACTCACTGTGGCAATTATTTCACAATAGGCGTATGTCAACCCATGATGCTGCACACACACTTACAGAGACCTATGTGTCAATTATAACGCAATAAagctgaaagaatgaataaatacactCTTAAACACAGCTGTGGCTCTTCCGCCTGGATGGGGTTGAGGGATGAATATGTGGCATATGCCTGTGGAGTGAGGTCCCAATGGGCCTCCAGGTATGTGAGGGATGCCTCTGTTGGCTAAGTGTCAGCTAAGCAGTTACGGCAATGCTCTGGGTTTCAGAGGTGAGACTCTGACTGTAGCTCTATATTTGGAGACCACTGGCAAATACTAAGAAGAAATGCAGCTTTTATTATGGGCTTAAAGGAAAGGAGGGGCTCACATGAAGCACACCAAATCTCAGGGGCCAGCACAGAGGGTGGGACAAATAACAACGAGGAGACTGAGGAGGAAAGGGGCCCCTAACATAATAAGCCGCAGTGCTCTGTGTGAAGAAGCAAAAACAACCCTTTCCTGCTCTGGCAATGTCTCCTGGTAAAAGGATGAATGTGCCCTtttctgaaaggagaaaagtaaGTAGAAGCACCCCTCTTGCTGCAGGTCCTTAGGTGGAAGGCTGGATGCCACCATGTGTCACAGTCTCTGTGGTGCCAGAACCAGGACCCCCCACCAACAGGAGTCTGGTTGGAGAATCAGGCTGTGGGTGGTGTGGCCCAGAGCAGGATACAGGGACCTGCCCATGCCAgaatgtgccaggcagtgtgcacACTGGGCCAGCCAGACTCTGGGCACTCCCTCACCGCTGGAGCCCAGCTCTGGAATGGGAAGGGGCCAGCAGCACCCCTCAGGCAAGGTTCCAGGTGCCAGGTGCTGAGAAAACCAGGCTGCAAGGTGCTGGAGGGGGTCCACCCGGCCCAGcgtcctgctcttcctcctgcccctgctgggtctcccctgcctccttcctcctgcagCCCTGACAGCATCCACCCTTAGGGCCTTGGAAGGCTTAGTTCAGAGCCACCTGGAAAACCGGCAGTTCCTGCCGGACAGCGCATATCACCTAAGTGTATCACATTAACTTCCTTCTTGCTCTTTGATTCTCACTTCAGACTCTCCGCGTCTTACTATCAAATCAGCCCGTGAGCCTGCAAGGTCCATGCCGGCCACGGATGCAGGAAAACACCTTCCCGAGGGCCACTTTGACATCCTTGTTCCGCAGCGAGTAGATGAGGGGGTTCAGGGTGGGGCTGACTGCCGTGTACAGCACGGCAACCACTTTGCCGTTTTCCAGGGAGGAGCCAGAGCCCGGGAGGATGTAGGTGTAGATGACCGTGGAGTAGTACAAGGTGACCACCAAGAGGTGGGAGGAGCAAGTAGAGAAGGCCCGCTGCCTGCCCGTGGCGGAGCGCATGCGCACGATGCTGGCGATGATGTAGGCGTAGGACGCCAGGGTGAGCAGAAAGTTGACCACTCCAAAGTACACGTCCGCCAGGACCATCATGACGTTGTTCAGGGTGGTCGGGCTGCAGGAGAGCAGCAGCAGCGTGGGGATTTcacagagaaaatgctggatcTGATTGTGGCTGCAGAATGTCAGCCTTGTCATTAGCCCTGTGTGCACAGAAGTGCTCACCACACTGGCTGCCCACACGCTGCCTGCCAGCAGAGCACAGACCGGCCGGCCCATCAGCCTGCTGTAGTGCAGCGGGcggcagatggccacgtagcggtcataggccatgaccgTCAGCAGCAGGAGCTCCGCCCCTAAACACCAGGTCAGGAAGAAGAGTTGGGTCATGCAGCCCTGGTAGGTGATGGTGCCACCCTTGAGTGCCAGGTTCTCCAGCAATTTGGGGACAACCGTAGAGGTGCAGACAATGTCTAAAATGGCCAGGTTGGTGAGAAAGAAGTACATTGGGGTATGGAGGCCTGGGTGCAGGCTGATGGCGGTGACAATGAGGGCGTTCCCTGCAAGAGCCCCCAGGTAAAGGAGGAGGAACATGGCCAGGAAGAGAATGCGTGGCCCAGGCTCCTCCGAGAAGCTCTGCAGGACAAACTCCTCCACGGCGGTGCCGTTGTTTGCAGTCCTCTGGGGGGTGAGCCCCTGCAGCCTCTGGGAAACAGCCAGCCCGGCCCAGGGAGGCATGGGGCGGTGGGGCGGCGCTGAGAGAGTGTGTGGTGTTGGCAGCTCTGTTGCAGAAAGCACATAATTAAGACATCAGGCAAGGTCCCTGTGCCCAGGGAGACATGCAGAGAACTAACTCCACTCTGGAGCCCCTGGTGGCCCCTACTACCCCACAACCTCCCCCCCCCAGCCTCACCAGAGCCTGCATCACTCCCTGAGCCACACAGGAGGGGCACCGTGAGCCTTCCTACCTTGATGTGGGGCATGTCCAACAGGATCCACACACCTGGAAGCTCTCTGTTGCAGGTGAGCTGAGCCTGTTACCATGTGGGCTTGTCCCCGTTCACAAGCCAGCACAGGATTCCTGATTCCCTAAAGGAAAACCCATCAGCCGGAGTCAGGCCTCCAGACCAGGAGGGAATTCTCACTCTTGGTGGCAGCAAAATGTGTGCCCAGGCGGGGAATACAGAGTCGGGGTGAGGTGCGAGTGTTTGGGGGCTCAGCCTGGGTTTGGCCCAGGTACCAAGTGAAGGTCCCCATCAGTTGTCAGAGTTGGCTGTGAATTGAACTGGCCACAGCCCTTTCTTTGAAACCACAGCTGCCCGGCTCTGCCTGGACCACTCCAAGCTGcttccccagggagggaggccctGTGAGCCAGAGGAGTGTGGGTCAGCTGGGTCCTGGTTATAATTCCATCCCTTGCTACTGAGCCAGCCAAGAAACTCCCCGCACTGAGTGTTgggccaggccaggagctgagatATAGCGAAGGTAGGCACACACTCTGCTCAGCATATCCCGGGACCCCAGCGTATATGTTATAAGGGCTTCGGCTACCAAGCCCCCTCACCCAGCCCTGCACACCTGTTTCCCAACCCTTCTGGGACACCTGGGCCCCCCTGGGTGGGACAGGCTGCACCTACTAGAGGAGACCGTCTTCCTTGTGCCCCTGGAGCAACTAGATCAATGCACCGGAGTTGGGTGGGAGGCTGGTCCCAACTCCCTCTGTATTGCTGGCTCCAGGGAGCCCATGGGGATGTCATGCCCTGGGGGTTCATGAAGGCTGTGGGCTACCTGGAAACAAGTGTCAGCACCTCTGGAAGGCTTGTCTTTCCTGGTAGAATGTGAGCAAAGACATGTGTTTACAGAATTCTGTCCTCAGATATATCTGCGGGGGAGTCCAGGTCGGAAGGCTCTGGGCTCCTGACAGCCCCAACTGCCACCTGTCTAATGCTCTCACCCGCTTTGCTCCACCTCCACAGCATCGAAATGCCCATGGGTCAGCAGGGTGGGCTTCCTGCCTGCTGGTCACTGCTGGCCCTGTAATTGCTACACAGCACACACTGCTTCTCAGCACTTGCCCAAGACCTGTTCCATGTGGGCAGGAATTGCCACAACCCCCTCCTGCTGCACATCTGAGCCCGCTGAGTCCCCTCCAGTAGCCTGGGCACCTGACCCCCTGTGTTGGCTGGCTGCTCTCCAAGCCTCACACCTGATCCACAGGAACCCGGCTACTACCAGATCCCTGCTGAGTCAAGGCTTTGGGCTCTGGTTTCTCTTAAAGACTCTGATCAGTTTAGAAAGTGAACCACTTCTGAGTTCCTTCCTCTTACTGATCTGGGGCACAGGCAGGTCACGGACTTGCTGGACGTTCCTGGGGACTTCACAGTTTCAGACTGAGGTGGCAGAAGACACAAGCAAAGCAATTTGGGTATCGTGTTCTCCAAGATAAAATAGGTCAGGGCCAAAACAAATCTGGCTTTTGCAGGAACATCAAAAGGAAAAGTAGGGAAGACAGTCGCAGGGCAAGAAGAGCTCAGGACGGAAGGCAACTCACTGTGTGCAGAAGCGACGTGCCCCTGCTTGTCTCCTGTCTGAGTAGATGAGATTTACATCCTCCTGGAAAGACTTGGGAAATTCTCGCTCTGCTGGAACGTGAGATGTAGCGTGAGGCTAAAGCGTTGGCTCCAGGTCAGTGGCTCCTTTGTCTGCTGTTGACCTTTAAGAGGAGTCTGTCTCCTCAGGTGACACTGAGGCTCTGGGGAGCTCAGAGCACCACCAGGCCTGGCTCTCAGGAGGCAGTCGTGCCCTCCTGGAACTAAACAAGGTCCCTGTGGGCACAAGCCCCAGAGCAAGCAGGAAAAGGACCCCGACAGGTACCGAGAAGGGCCAGGGTGCCAGGTGCCACATGGTCTGGGGCTCCAGGTGGGAGGGGTCAGTGTGAACACAGCACGAGGGGGCAGCTCTCTGCTGAGGTTCCACAATCTTTGCAACCCAACATCAGCTGCAAGTTACCTGGAAAACCCCTGGGACCTCCTTCTGCCACCTGGGGCCCAGGACAACCCTGGTCCTCTCAGGGGCTGGGGCACGGGTCCCCCCTTCCTGGTGTGGGCCCAGGCTCCAGGCCGTGTTGGCTCTCACCAGGCCCCTGCCAGTAAAAGGAGGAAGGCAGTCTCCGTGAACATTAGGAACTGAGAACACCAACAATAAATAACTCGGCTCCTGATAGGAGGAGATTCCCAGTGGTGGCACCAAGGCCCTGCCTTTGGCATTATTGTCTCCACTGAATATAACCTGTGCTTAAAACGGGCATTCATTTCTTTGTTGCCACTGATGGCAAAGGGGGCCGATTTCAGAGGGGGAGAAAAGAATGTTTACAGCTGCTCTAAGTTTGCCTGTACCTTTGGTGAATCTGCCTCTGGGATATTAAAAGATAGTTAAATATGATTCAGCATCACCTGCTGTGTGAATCACTTAGGTCAGTGGCTCTTGCAAAGATGACAAGCAAACGGCATTTCAAGGAGCCGCTCGACAAAGGCTGGGACCCTCACCTGGAGCAGCAGCATGTGTAGGAAGCAGGTGTTTCCTGGGCCTGGTAACAAATGGGGTCAAgggggaagcagaggaagaaagtgtgacttccacccccaccttcccGCTCACCACCCAGGTCCTCCCTCAGCTGCTGGCAGATTCtggccgggggggtgggggcttccctcctccctgggccAAAGCCCCTCATTACCCCTTCATCAGtgcccccttcccacctccccacagAGAACAGTTAGACCTGAAATTCTCCTATCCGCCCCCCGGGAGCCCTGACCCCAACATTACCCCGACGGCCAACCCTCGCTGGCCTGGAGCTCT encodes:
- the LOC100157349 gene encoding olfactory receptor 13A1, whose amino-acid sequence is MPPWAGLAVSQRLQGLTPQRTANNGTAVEEFVLQSFSEEPGPRILFLAMFLLLYLGALAGNALIVTAISLHPGLHTPMYFFLTNLAILDIVCTSTVVPKLLENLALKGGTITYQGCMTQLFFLTWCLGAELLLLTVMAYDRYVAICRPLHYSRLMGRPVCALLAGSVWAASVVSTSVHTGLMTRLTFCSHNQIQHFLCEIPTLLLLSCSPTTLNNVMMVLADVYFGVVNFLLTLASYAYIIASIVRMRSATGRQRAFSTCSSHLLVVTLYYSTVIYTYILPGSGSSLENGKVVAVLYTAVSPTLNPLIYSLRNKDVKVALGKVFSCIRGRHGPCRLTG